The following coding sequences lie in one Apium graveolens cultivar Ventura chromosome 1, ASM990537v1, whole genome shotgun sequence genomic window:
- the LOC141718233 gene encoding F-box protein At5g07610-like — protein MPSCSDPYDAWIQPTIELLTGENTMKMVQSCNGLTLFQFNTSDEQIKLYCIGNLATNQMKMIPLPKLYEDDPIVTCNLAFDLLASPYYKIVCVKNGGKLFGSRIIIYSSETGHWKDANIPTNRMSVKFAKGIYCQGAIYWVGNDFLSCYCFRFDVEAEKLRRVSMPEGCLRGVVYFRYFGEFNGRLHLVCSRYLTEEVFCIYELDKDTESWFVKYRVHMDFLTSLFPEIVVKGVYNDFQYAFSILCVVSRENDEDSFLVMTIPGKVISYDFKRNGIEVLSELPSLEKMKFQGSNAYPFVPTLYPL, from the coding sequence ATGCCTTCTTGTTCCGATCCTTATGATGCTTGGATCCAACCGACCATAGAGTTACTTACTGGTGAAAATACAATGAAGATGGTACAATCATGTAATGGATTGACCTTATTTCAATTCAACACTTCTGATGAACAGATAAAGTTGTACTGTATTGGTAATTTGGCTACTAATCAAATGAAAATGATACCTTTACCCAAGTTGTATGAAGATGATCCGATTGTCACGTGCAATTTGGCTTTCGATCTTTTGGCATCACCCTACTACAAAATTGTTTGTGTCAAAAATGGAGGTAAATTGTTCGGATCTCGGATTATAATATATAGTTCCGAAACTGGTCATTGGAAAGATGCCAATATTCCAACGAATAGAATGTCTGTTAAATTTGCCAAAGGAATATATTGTCAGGGTGCAATTTATTGGGTTGGGAATGATTTTTTAAGTTGCTACTGCTTTCGATTTGATGTTGAAGCTGAGAAACTGAGAAGAGTCTCTATGCCGGAAGGATGTCTAAGAGGTGTGGTCTACTTCAGGTACTTTGGAGAATTCAACGGGCGCTTGCATCTTGTTTGCTCTCGCTACTTGACAGAAGAAGTGTTTTGTATCTACGAATTGGACAAAGATACTGAGAGCTGGTTTGTCAAGTATCGGGTACATATGGACTTCTTGACATCTCTGTTCCCAGAGATTGTAGTGAAAGGGGTGTATAACGATTTTCAGTACGCATTTTCGATATTGTGTGTTGTGAGCCGagaaaatgatgaagattcatTCCTTGTCATGACTATTCCAGGCAAAGTTATTTCCTACGATTTCAAGAGGAATGGGATTGAGGTGCTATCTGAGCTTCCATCATTGGAAAAAATGAAATTTCAGGGTTCGAATGCATATCCATTTGTTCCAACCCTATACCCTCTGTGA